In Stieleria varia, one genomic interval encodes:
- a CDS encoding type II and III secretion system protein family protein yields the protein MRSTWLRHHRQRSHAMLLAGLLAALAVPAAAQQLEIAPSIFAQPPMPASVPNLPPAVAEPVRSSLQSDFPTELILPPPSDRAKRDAARFIPTSIDPELSLKLVVGRPKVLQLSETPKRVYTPADTVIRTEIIDEQSGKEIAVTGLQPGTTTLIFWFDDRDSPGGQSTVAYEVRVYADPLFAQPTKDLQADLNAKFPNSYIELDELADRLIVRGQTPDAVEMSQILDVLLGARQVRNQSGQALESQAALTAVNFTTTAERLESERAAAFADRIIDARALADAGIINQMKIVGEQQVMLKVTVAEVNRSAARSIGLNFGVDNDDGLTVFQSLTGRLTQTGGGGNQSGANILASLDMGQVRMAIEALRRMNLSRTLAEPNLVAMNGQPANFQAGGQFPIPIISAGGGGGNNLQGVSFVPFGVQLQFTPFIQDRDVIQLQMNAEVSTRDESLGTNIGGGGGGGGSQVAGLNSRNFSTTVQLRSGQTIAVAGLLQTNYGASTDRVPFWGDLPIIGSTGGVNRSSSGEQELVILVTPHLVAPVDACESPNLPGSDVHEPTDIEFYVANRLESRRSQDYRSSVRTDYARQKHGEHGCVDQFMIGEIGPTDRCCPRPTSVPHRSVPTMIGTRDPAAFSSDAIENTYSQPPAPMNTMRELFDHE from the coding sequence ATGAGATCGACATGGCTACGACATCATCGACAGCGGTCGCATGCAATGCTGCTTGCTGGCTTGCTTGCCGCTTTGGCCGTTCCAGCTGCGGCGCAGCAGCTCGAGATCGCACCGTCGATCTTCGCTCAGCCACCAATGCCAGCCTCTGTGCCGAACCTCCCGCCCGCCGTAGCGGAACCGGTTCGTTCGTCTTTGCAAAGTGATTTCCCGACGGAACTGATCCTTCCGCCGCCGAGCGACCGAGCCAAACGGGACGCCGCACGATTCATTCCCACCTCGATCGATCCCGAGTTGTCGTTGAAGCTCGTCGTGGGTCGCCCCAAAGTCTTACAACTTTCCGAAACGCCCAAGCGGGTTTACACCCCTGCGGACACCGTCATCCGAACGGAAATCATCGACGAGCAAAGCGGAAAAGAAATCGCAGTGACGGGACTGCAACCTGGGACAACGACGTTGATCTTCTGGTTCGACGATCGGGACTCGCCCGGCGGGCAAAGCACCGTCGCTTACGAAGTCCGGGTGTATGCTGATCCGCTGTTCGCTCAACCGACTAAGGACTTGCAAGCGGACCTGAACGCAAAGTTCCCGAACAGTTACATTGAGCTCGACGAACTCGCTGACCGCTTGATCGTTCGCGGTCAAACGCCTGATGCAGTCGAGATGTCGCAGATCCTAGATGTGTTGTTGGGGGCGAGACAAGTCAGGAACCAAAGTGGTCAAGCCTTGGAATCACAGGCTGCTTTGACGGCGGTGAATTTCACCACTACCGCTGAACGGCTAGAGTCGGAACGGGCGGCCGCGTTCGCCGATCGCATCATCGACGCACGCGCTCTGGCCGACGCCGGAATCATCAACCAAATGAAAATCGTCGGCGAACAACAGGTGATGCTGAAGGTTACCGTCGCGGAAGTCAACCGATCGGCGGCCCGCAGCATCGGGTTGAATTTCGGCGTCGACAACGACGACGGCTTGACAGTCTTTCAGTCACTCACCGGCAGATTGACACAAACCGGTGGGGGCGGCAATCAAAGCGGTGCCAACATCCTGGCGTCACTGGATATGGGGCAAGTCCGCATGGCCATCGAGGCACTCCGCCGGATGAACTTGTCACGCACGCTCGCCGAGCCGAATCTCGTCGCCATGAACGGACAACCTGCCAACTTTCAAGCCGGCGGTCAGTTTCCCATCCCGATCATCAGTGCCGGCGGAGGCGGCGGCAACAACTTGCAAGGTGTTTCGTTCGTACCGTTCGGTGTGCAATTGCAGTTCACACCGTTTATCCAAGATCGTGACGTGATCCAGTTGCAGATGAACGCCGAAGTCAGCACACGCGACGAATCGCTGGGTACCAATATCGGCGGCGGAGGGGGAGGTGGCGGATCGCAAGTTGCCGGACTGAACAGTCGAAACTTTTCCACCACCGTGCAACTTCGCAGCGGCCAAACCATCGCCGTCGCCGGATTGCTCCAAACCAACTACGGCGCTAGCACGGACCGAGTTCCTTTCTGGGGCGACTTGCCAATCATCGGGTCGACCGGCGGTGTCAATCGGAGCAGTAGTGGTGAACAAGAACTGGTCATTCTGGTCACACCGCACTTGGTTGCCCCCGTCGACGCATGCGAGTCACCGAATCTACCCGGCAGCGACGTGCACGAACCGACCGACATTGAGTTTTATGTTGCCAATCGCTTGGAGAGCCGCCGCTCCCAAGACTATCGTTCCTCTGTACGCACGGACTATGCAAGGCAAAAACATGGGGAACACGGTTGCGTCGATCAATTCATGATCGGTGAAATCGGCCCGACGGACCGTTGTTGTCCTCGCCCCACCTCGGTACCCCATCGCTCCGTGCCAACGATGATCGGCACGCGTGATCCCGCTGCTTTCTCGTCCGATGCGATTGAGAACACCTATTCACAACCGCCGGCTCCAATGAACACGATGCGTGAGTTGTTTGACCATGAATAA
- a CDS encoding arylsulfatase, with the protein MNRFRLLMIGVLACSGGIACSSRANAQQPDSSKPNIIVIWGDDIGTWNISHNNRGMMGYRTPNIDRIAQEGLSFTDYYAQQSCTAGRAAFIGGSVPVRSGMTKVGMPAAKEGWQKTDVTMATVLKSQGYATGQFGKNHQGDRDEHLPTMHGFDEFFGNLYHLNAEEEPENRDYPGDLKLANGKTFKETFGPRGVLKCKADGKGGQTIEDTGPLTKKRMETIDDESIAVAKEFITRHAKSGKPFFCWWNGTRMHFRTHVKPEHKGISGKSGDEYHDGMVEHDMHVGELLKLIDELGIADNTIVQYSTDNGPHFNTWPDAGTTPFHGEKNSNWEGAFRVPCFVRWPGKFPAGETLNGIVSHEDWLPTFAAAAGAPDIKEKLKSGVELNGRKYKNYIDGYNQLDYLSGKTDESPRKEFIYVDDGGHVACIRVGDWKAVYLENRADTLQIWKEPFVHLRTPDLYNLRRDPFEKAKIGSNTYEDWFIDRAYLLGPMQVVASKFLMTLKEYPPSQAPGDWSLESLEKQISVMTVGGN; encoded by the coding sequence ATGAATCGATTTCGTCTATTAATGATCGGAGTGCTTGCGTGCAGCGGAGGGATCGCATGTTCGTCGCGTGCCAATGCTCAGCAACCCGATTCCAGCAAGCCCAACATCATCGTCATTTGGGGCGATGACATTGGTACCTGGAATATCAGCCATAACAATCGCGGCATGATGGGCTATAGAACTCCCAACATCGATCGCATTGCCCAGGAAGGTCTGTCATTTACGGACTACTATGCACAGCAAAGTTGCACCGCAGGCCGAGCGGCCTTCATTGGCGGTTCTGTGCCGGTCCGTTCAGGAATGACGAAGGTTGGCATGCCTGCTGCGAAAGAGGGTTGGCAAAAGACCGATGTCACCATGGCAACGGTGCTCAAGAGCCAGGGGTATGCCACTGGGCAATTCGGCAAGAACCACCAGGGCGACAGGGACGAGCACCTGCCGACCATGCATGGTTTCGATGAATTCTTTGGCAACCTCTATCACCTGAACGCAGAGGAAGAGCCAGAGAACCGCGACTATCCGGGCGACCTAAAGCTTGCCAACGGCAAAACGTTCAAGGAAACGTTCGGTCCGCGCGGCGTGCTGAAGTGCAAAGCCGACGGCAAGGGTGGCCAAACCATCGAGGATACCGGACCGCTGACGAAGAAACGGATGGAGACAATTGATGACGAGTCCATCGCGGTCGCCAAAGAGTTCATCACTCGCCATGCGAAGTCCGGCAAGCCATTCTTCTGCTGGTGGAACGGGACTCGCATGCACTTCCGAACCCACGTGAAACCCGAGCACAAGGGCATCAGTGGCAAGAGCGGTGACGAATACCACGACGGCATGGTCGAGCATGACATGCACGTTGGTGAACTGCTCAAACTCATCGACGAACTTGGCATCGCTGACAACACGATCGTTCAATACTCAACCGACAACGGCCCGCACTTCAATACTTGGCCCGACGCCGGAACAACGCCCTTCCACGGCGAAAAGAACTCGAACTGGGAAGGCGCCTTTCGAGTGCCCTGTTTTGTCCGTTGGCCGGGCAAATTTCCCGCAGGTGAGACGCTCAACGGAATCGTTTCCCATGAAGACTGGCTGCCCACGTTTGCGGCCGCCGCTGGTGCACCAGACATCAAGGAAAAGCTGAAATCGGGCGTTGAACTCAACGGCCGGAAATACAAGAACTACATCGATGGGTACAACCAGCTCGACTACTTGAGCGGAAAAACGGACGAGTCGCCCCGCAAGGAATTCATCTATGTGGACGACGGCGGTCACGTTGCTTGCATCCGTGTCGGTGACTGGAAAGCCGTCTATCTTGAGAACCGCGCTGACACCCTCCAGATCTGGAAAGAGCCCTTCGTTCATCTTCGTACCCCCGATCTCTACAACCTGCGGCGCGACCCGTTTGAGAAAGCCAAGATCGGCTCGAACACCTACGAGGATTGGTTCATCGATCGCGCCTACTTGCTCGGCCCCATGCAGGTCGTAGCGAGCAAGTTCCTGATGACGCTCAAGGAGTATCCCCCCAGCCAAGCTCCGGGCGACTGGAGTCTGGAATCGCTTGAAAAGCAGATCTCCGTCATGACGGTCGGCGGCAACTAA
- a CDS encoding thioredoxin family protein, whose amino-acid sequence MWSHPLCALVVAVLLAFQLGCSPSADSVALSQHEGPSLPVVRGSDLKSYVAQSERPVLVEFGVDYNCPRCQQVRSDVVQLGDRLADRVDVVRIDYNTNATLVSQLGGTLCPTYVLFHDGSPVLTRSFPVSIDLLEGEIERIVEQRASVMPNGLDRS is encoded by the coding sequence ATGTGGTCCCACCCTCTCTGTGCCTTGGTCGTGGCTGTTTTATTGGCGTTTCAACTGGGATGTTCGCCGTCAGCAGACTCAGTCGCTCTATCACAGCATGAAGGTCCATCGCTGCCTGTCGTCCGCGGATCCGATCTGAAATCCTATGTCGCTCAGAGCGAGCGGCCTGTGCTGGTCGAGTTCGGTGTTGACTACAACTGCCCTCGCTGCCAGCAGGTCAGATCAGACGTGGTGCAATTGGGCGATCGCTTGGCTGATCGGGTCGACGTGGTTCGGATTGACTACAATACGAATGCAACCTTGGTGTCCCAGCTTGGAGGCACCCTATGCCCCACGTATGTCCTGTTCCACGATGGCAGCCCAGTACTGACGCGAAGCTTTCCCGTCTCAATTGACCTACTCGAAGGGGAGATCGAACGGATCGTGGAGCAGCGAGCCTCAGTTATGCCAAATGGACTTGATCGTTCGTGA
- a CDS encoding sensor histidine kinase has protein sequence MANILRQRTSAPSEGNAYRGSVLQAGRVSRRVCNFGILIVAFLLSTFDIAGAGEAKSVLILYSNESFLPANISLGNALVDQMRGATPTRVELFSEFLDLIRFPGDAHQSRTADMLRQKYSNLQIDLLVTVGPQALSFLAGQRDVLFPDVPVVFTGVREDNVTWRELKSATGILMRLDPVPTLDLAMQLQPTTRRVVVVTGASGFDRSWDALARERFGSYEDRLEFTYFSGLPMQTLLENVRGLQSDTVVIFLSGFTDGAGEYFLSADAASLVAGASAVPVYGPYDTYIGTGIVGGHMSTFDQVGRETGRLGLRILAGEAPKNIAPYLPGNGVAVVDCRQLTRWGLSEDRLPPHSDLRFRQPSPWEEYRNLVLSAVVVLALQSVLLVGLLIERRNRVRAELEADETRRELTHASRLATVGELTASIAHEINQPLGAILNNADAAEMLLDSSPDTLDEVRQILEDIRQDDLRASEVIGRLRALLRNREIEFQKIDPHDLIDDVLRLIQREASRREVAIHTTLASGTPMVTGDKVHLQQVLLNLLLNGMEAMSELEHAKKLIVQTRIVGSEMEIAVQDSGPGISKDICARLFDPFFTTKKEGMGLGLSIARTLVEAHGGRIWAEGESGNGVTFRFTVPLARQSSSEASQSAGELTRELTW, from the coding sequence ATGGCAAACATCCTGCGGCAACGAACGAGTGCTCCATCGGAAGGAAACGCGTATCGTGGCTCTGTCCTGCAGGCAGGCAGGGTTTCTCGGCGGGTCTGCAATTTTGGAATCTTGATCGTCGCTTTTCTCCTGAGCACATTTGACATTGCAGGAGCCGGGGAGGCCAAAAGCGTCCTGATCCTTTATTCGAACGAGAGTTTCTTGCCAGCCAACATCTCGCTCGGCAATGCGTTGGTCGATCAGATGCGTGGGGCCACGCCCACGCGCGTTGAGTTGTTTAGCGAGTTTCTCGATTTGATTCGATTTCCTGGGGATGCTCATCAGTCGCGTACGGCGGACATGCTCCGTCAGAAATACAGCAACCTGCAGATCGACCTTCTCGTGACGGTAGGGCCTCAGGCATTGAGCTTTTTGGCAGGCCAACGCGACGTTCTGTTTCCTGATGTTCCGGTCGTCTTTACTGGGGTACGCGAAGACAATGTGACTTGGCGTGAGCTGAAAAGTGCAACGGGGATCCTGATGCGGCTTGATCCGGTGCCGACGTTGGATTTGGCGATGCAGTTGCAACCGACAACACGACGAGTCGTCGTGGTCACTGGCGCTTCCGGCTTTGATCGATCATGGGACGCGTTGGCGCGAGAACGTTTTGGCAGTTACGAGGATCGGCTTGAGTTCACTTACTTTTCGGGCTTACCGATGCAAACGCTCTTGGAGAATGTGCGCGGCCTGCAGTCCGACACGGTGGTGATCTTCTTATCCGGTTTCACCGACGGGGCCGGTGAGTATTTCCTTTCCGCCGATGCGGCGAGTTTAGTCGCCGGCGCGTCGGCCGTCCCTGTCTACGGACCCTACGACACCTACATCGGAACTGGCATTGTCGGCGGACACATGAGTACATTCGATCAGGTCGGGCGAGAAACCGGACGCTTGGGGCTGCGAATTCTGGCTGGCGAGGCGCCGAAAAACATTGCCCCCTACTTGCCCGGCAACGGTGTCGCGGTAGTCGATTGTCGCCAACTGACGCGGTGGGGATTGAGTGAAGACCGCCTTCCACCACACAGCGATTTGCGATTTCGCCAACCTTCGCCATGGGAAGAGTACCGCAACCTGGTACTCAGCGCTGTTGTCGTCTTGGCACTTCAATCGGTTCTGTTGGTAGGGCTGTTGATCGAGAGAAGAAATCGTGTCCGTGCGGAGCTAGAGGCCGATGAGACACGCAGAGAGCTGACGCACGCATCACGACTTGCTACCGTTGGTGAACTTACCGCATCGATCGCCCACGAGATCAATCAACCTCTCGGCGCTATCTTGAACAATGCGGACGCTGCGGAAATGTTGCTTGATTCGTCACCGGATACGCTGGATGAGGTGCGACAGATTCTCGAGGATATTCGCCAGGACGATTTGCGGGCCAGTGAAGTCATCGGTCGACTGCGAGCCTTGCTGCGTAACCGCGAGATCGAGTTCCAAAAGATCGATCCCCATGACTTGATCGATGACGTCCTGCGATTGATTCAGCGCGAGGCAAGTCGCCGTGAGGTGGCAATCCACACCACTCTTGCTTCAGGGACGCCCATGGTGACGGGGGACAAGGTGCACTTGCAGCAAGTGCTACTTAACCTGTTGTTGAATGGTATGGAAGCAATGTCAGAATTGGAACATGCGAAGAAACTTATCGTCCAGACAAGGATTGTCGGCAGCGAGATGGAAATTGCAGTCCAAGACTCGGGGCCTGGCATCTCCAAGGACATTTGTGCTCGCCTATTCGATCCCTTCTTTACCACAAAGAAAGAAGGAATGGGGTTGGGGCTTTCCATCGCTCGAACACTTGTGGAAGCTCACGGAGGACGCATCTGGGCTGAGGGAGAATCGGGCAACGGAGTGACTTTTCGATTCACGGTACCACTTGCGCGGCAGTCTTCCAGCGAAGCGAGTCAGTCCGCAGGGGAGCTTACTCGGGAGCTGACCTGGTGA
- a CDS encoding response regulator transcription factor — protein MQSDLLTIVVVEDDPSMRRAIERVLRTGGYKPILFDSAEATLESGVLFRADCLVLDVNLPGMSGFELLEHLIPNGGSLPTIFITSHDAPAFRDRAASLGACSYHPKPFLGRVLLNAVQEAFQAK, from the coding sequence ATGCAGAGTGACTTACTCACAATTGTCGTTGTCGAGGACGATCCTAGTATGCGTCGAGCAATTGAACGAGTACTACGAACGGGTGGCTACAAGCCAATCTTATTTGATTCAGCAGAAGCTACCCTTGAATCGGGTGTATTGTTTAGAGCCGACTGTTTGGTCCTGGACGTCAACCTGCCTGGCATGTCGGGTTTCGAATTACTGGAGCATTTGATCCCCAATGGAGGCTCATTACCGACGATTTTCATCACCTCACATGACGCGCCCGCATTTCGCGACAGAGCGGCAAGCCTGGGGGCGTGCAGCTATCATCCCAAACCTTTTTTGGGTCGGGTCTTGCTAAATGCGGTTCAGGAGGCCTTTCAGGCCAAGTAA
- a CDS encoding type II secretion system F family protein, producing MVVVGVVALWAFIGLVGVGGYQIYTRRQRTLERFAAATQEWSTSDTTAGDRPADQMLGPDSSARRLTRRWIWLPWAIGAIIALVVAIVLRWPLQYVLAIGAVISLLLNQFESFLHTRHIAKLERQLADAIDIMVGAVSAGSALGPAMDAATLETDRPLKPYLQEISGRIRFGDDPASVFRSLADRVPLETFLLFSSSLAVHFEVGGRLAPTLATVGRTIRDRIEITRRIQSNIAQSQFSTFAILGLIYLIAVIVWRNGPEPMVQFVTSTVGSWFIAGSIIMQAVGIAWMNFISKPKF from the coding sequence ATGGTAGTCGTCGGTGTCGTCGCGTTATGGGCGTTCATCGGATTGGTCGGCGTCGGCGGGTATCAGATTTACACCCGTCGCCAACGCACGCTTGAACGTTTTGCAGCCGCAACCCAAGAATGGTCGACCTCAGATACAACTGCGGGCGATCGGCCTGCCGACCAAATGCTCGGCCCAGACTCATCGGCTCGCCGGCTGACCCGCCGTTGGATTTGGCTGCCATGGGCGATCGGAGCGATCATCGCGTTGGTGGTTGCGATCGTTCTTCGCTGGCCGCTGCAGTATGTTTTGGCGATCGGTGCGGTGATTTCGTTATTGCTGAATCAATTCGAGAGTTTCCTGCATACGCGACATATCGCCAAGTTAGAACGGCAGCTCGCCGATGCGATCGACATCATGGTCGGGGCCGTCAGTGCCGGATCCGCGCTTGGGCCGGCAATGGACGCGGCAACGCTGGAAACCGACCGTCCATTGAAACCGTATCTCCAAGAAATCTCGGGACGGATTCGATTTGGCGATGATCCCGCATCGGTATTCCGCTCGCTTGCCGATCGTGTTCCCCTGGAGACGTTCTTGCTGTTCTCATCTTCGCTGGCCGTTCACTTTGAAGTCGGCGGGCGACTGGCGCCCACTTTGGCAACGGTTGGACGAACGATCCGTGATCGCATCGAGATCACACGGCGTATTCAATCCAACATCGCGCAATCTCAATTCAGCACCTTCGCGATTCTCGGATTGATCTATCTGATTGCTGTCATCGTATGGCGGAACGGACCCGAGCCGATGGTCCAGTTTGTGACCTCGACCGTTGGTAGTTGGTTCATCGCCGGTTCGATCATCATGCAAGCCGTTGGGATCGCATGGATGAATTTCATATCAAAGCCGAAGTTTTGA
- a CDS encoding response regulator transcription factor — MTLTIPIVHVVDDDASFRKSLVRLLRAASYEVCEYASAAEFLLARVRCAPGCVVLDIHMPGLSGLDLQEGLSDFDDAHPIIFLTGHGDIPMSVRAMKAGAVDFLTKPVQRDSLLAAVRSAIARDTEKRMTRESQTLLRARFEKLTERELAVFTLVVAGKLNKNIASELGISERTVKSHRANVMAKLQVTSIAGLIASAVQLNFPISET; from the coding sequence GTGACGCTAACGATTCCGATAGTCCATGTTGTCGACGACGACGCTTCTTTTCGAAAATCTCTTGTGCGTCTGCTGCGAGCGGCCAGCTACGAAGTCTGTGAGTATGCTTCTGCGGCCGAGTTCTTACTCGCGCGTGTGCGATGCGCACCCGGCTGTGTCGTGCTCGATATTCACATGCCTGGCCTCAGCGGGTTGGATCTCCAGGAGGGGCTGAGCGATTTCGATGATGCACATCCCATCATCTTTCTCACAGGACATGGCGACATCCCCATGAGTGTCAGGGCCATGAAAGCAGGGGCGGTGGATTTCTTAACAAAGCCGGTCCAGCGTGATTCACTCTTGGCAGCTGTTCGTTCTGCGATTGCCAGAGACACAGAGAAACGGATGACACGTGAAAGCCAGACCCTTTTGCGTGCTCGATTCGAGAAGCTAACAGAAAGAGAACTCGCCGTTTTCACGCTCGTGGTCGCCGGGAAACTCAATAAGAACATTGCTTCGGAACTTGGGATTTCCGAACGCACGGTCAAATCGCATCGGGCAAACGTGATGGCAAAACTGCAGGTCACGTCGATCGCAGGGCTCATCGCGTCGGCCGTGCAGCTCAACTTTCCAATTTCTGAGACCTAA
- a CDS encoding DUF192 domain-containing protein, producing the protein MAKLIQTQTGETLLHDVELADSFWKRFKGLQFRRSMPRDAGIWLTPCSSLHTCFMRFSIDVIHLDSDSRVLSVARNVRPWRLHFCPRGTCSVIETMPAAVALVTNDQVHLA; encoded by the coding sequence ATGGCAAAGTTGATTCAAACACAAACAGGCGAAACGCTGTTGCACGACGTTGAACTAGCTGATTCCTTCTGGAAACGTTTCAAGGGGCTGCAGTTCCGACGGTCGATGCCCCGAGATGCCGGCATCTGGCTGACACCGTGTTCTTCCCTACACACGTGCTTCATGCGATTCTCGATCGACGTCATTCACCTTGATTCCGACTCCCGAGTGCTCAGCGTTGCACGTAACGTCCGCCCATGGCGTCTTCACTTTTGCCCGCGTGGAACCTGCAGTGTGATTGAAACAATGCCAGCAGCGGTCGCGTTGGTCACGAACGATCAAGTCCATTTGGCATAA
- a CDS encoding type II secretion system F family protein — MIRISLAVSFLIAIIIIASLAMRYLFARERTLSRWHSDGDVSAALDSSSPRGWLSAWLFLAGYRSASAPWMFIAAMMGCTVVGFGAAALFLLSGLQGVMERTVVLVPGGVGETFLPVVWVAPWIIGILLVCLPITTVRSARRRRVAMIEQDLPLAMELMATLSEAGLSFDSALLRILKTRLAGRPLASELNLYHADLLAGRPRIQSLRRLSGRIRIGSISILVSALVQAEQMGMGIAKVLRSQADDIRARRRERAIAFANSLPVKRLFPLVICFLPGLFVWTLGPAFVQLFKLTETFTRGGGF; from the coding sequence ATGATTCGAATTTCACTCGCTGTGTCCTTCCTGATCGCGATCATTATCATCGCAAGCCTTGCGATGCGATATCTGTTTGCTCGCGAACGTACGCTTTCCCGCTGGCACTCCGACGGAGATGTTTCCGCTGCCCTCGATTCCTCTTCGCCACGAGGATGGCTGTCGGCCTGGCTGTTCTTGGCTGGATATCGCAGCGCCTCCGCCCCCTGGATGTTTATCGCCGCCATGATGGGTTGCACCGTTGTCGGATTCGGAGCGGCAGCCTTGTTCTTGCTTTCGGGATTGCAGGGTGTGATGGAACGCACAGTCGTGCTGGTTCCCGGCGGTGTCGGCGAGACCTTCTTGCCCGTCGTCTGGGTCGCCCCGTGGATCATCGGCATCCTGCTGGTTTGTTTGCCAATCACCACGGTACGTTCGGCGCGACGTAGACGAGTCGCGATGATCGAACAGGACTTACCACTAGCGATGGAACTGATGGCGACACTCAGTGAAGCCGGTTTGAGTTTCGATTCGGCGCTGTTGCGGATTCTGAAAACCCGCCTTGCTGGCCGGCCACTGGCGAGTGAATTGAATCTCTACCACGCCGATCTACTCGCCGGTCGTCCAAGGATCCAGTCCTTACGACGACTCAGTGGGCGAATCCGAATCGGCTCGATCTCGATCTTGGTTTCAGCGCTCGTCCAAGCCGAACAAATGGGGATGGGCATCGCCAAGGTCTTACGCAGTCAAGCCGACGACATTCGCGCCCGACGCCGTGAACGTGCGATCGCGTTTGCCAACTCACTGCCGGTCAAGCGATTGTTTCCGCTCGTGATTTGCTTTCTTCCCGGTCTATTCGTCTGGACACTTGGCCCAGCGTTTGTGCAGCTCTTCAAACTCACGGAAACCTTCACGCGGGGCGGAGGATTCTGA
- a CDS encoding tetratricopeptide repeat protein, producing MIRYLTVASLLLISLGCQSMRAKRTSDFIEPLASHSLSSASEHGTPKSERELCIQTAKTIAANGHFTEAIALYEQAEKLAPKHPPLDRELAPIYAQAGETDKAVARYQRAIESTPNDVELRNNLAWTLLESDRLAPAIRVLDESLQQFPADRRLQSTRAIAGYRAGDRQGAIQQFTAIYGSSVAHHNIALLDIESGNEANARSAIEQSLVDNPTSETIRLASAIEKTQAPR from the coding sequence ATGATTCGATACCTGACTGTTGCGTCGCTCCTGTTGATCTCACTGGGCTGCCAAAGCATGCGAGCTAAACGGACAAGTGATTTCATCGAGCCTCTTGCCAGCCATTCCTTGTCGTCCGCTTCCGAACACGGGACACCCAAGTCCGAGAGGGAGCTTTGCATTCAGACCGCAAAAACGATTGCTGCCAACGGTCATTTCACTGAAGCGATCGCTTTGTATGAGCAAGCTGAAAAACTCGCCCCAAAACACCCGCCACTGGATCGAGAACTGGCACCGATCTACGCCCAAGCCGGAGAAACGGACAAGGCGGTTGCGAGGTATCAACGGGCAATCGAATCGACGCCGAACGACGTGGAGCTTCGCAACAACCTTGCGTGGACACTATTGGAATCCGATCGTTTGGCTCCAGCGATCCGTGTTCTCGATGAATCCTTGCAGCAGTTCCCCGCAGATCGGCGTCTACAATCAACTCGCGCGATCGCGGGTTACCGTGCCGGAGACCGACAAGGAGCAATCCAGCAATTCACGGCGATCTACGGATCGTCCGTCGCCCATCACAACATCGCGCTACTGGATATCGAATCGGGAAATGAAGCCAATGCTCGCTCTGCCATTGAGCAGTCGCTGGTTGATAACCCGACGTCTGAAACCATCCGGTTGGCCTCTGCAATCGAGAAGACGCAGGCCCCTCGATAA